The Rhea pennata isolate bPtePen1 chromosome 7, bPtePen1.pri, whole genome shotgun sequence genome contains a region encoding:
- the SFR1 gene encoding swi5-dependent recombination DNA repair protein 1 homolog, with product MEEPGIDKATSLCSTPKDSGTAAPQSTSSGKQPMSAALRERLRKTRRSFNASFTVAKRLKVDTEEDCATSDKASLSEKNTDFSRLQGSPESLEGNCPRHACFKNSSQKNSSCGSTENSCEPRTNLNHEQSLEEKVRLVRQVQEKEDLLRRLKLVKMYRSKNNLSELQALIVKWRSSTQLMLYELQSAFSADGKKVSLTQLIDNFGLEDKLLHYSRTEEDFVET from the exons ATGGAAGAACCAGGGATTGATAAAGCAACATCTCTATGCAGTACTCCAAAGGATTCTGGGACAGCAGCTCCACAGAGCACTAGTTCAGGGAAACAG CCAATGAGTGCAGCTCTGAGGGAACGATTAAGGAAAACAAGACGTTCGTTTAATGCTAGTTTTACAGTGGCGAAGCGGCTCAAAGTAGACACTGAAGAAGATTGTGCTACTTCTGACAAAGCTTCTCTGTCCGAGAAGAATACAGATTTTTCCAGATTGCAAGGAAGTCCTGAAAGCCTGGAAGGAAACTGCCCTAGACATGcgtgttttaaaaattcttcacagaaaaactCTTCCTGTGGATCAACAGAAAATTCTTGTGAGCCAAGGACTAATCTTAATCACGAACAGTCTTTGGAAGAGAAAGTGCGGCTGGTGAGACAAgtgcaagagaaagaagatcTGCTTCGAAGGCTCAAACTGGTCAAGATGTACAGATCTAAG AATAACCTGTCTGAACTGCAGGCTTTGATAGTGAAATGGAGAAGTAGTACCCAGCTGATGCTATATGAGCTACAGTCAGCCTTTTCTGCAGATGGCAAGAAAGTAAGTCTCACTCAGCTGATAGATAATTTTGGATTAGAAGACAAGTTACTGCACTACAGCAGAACAGAAGAAGACTTTGTAGAAACATAA